One Pseudodesulfovibrio senegalensis DNA segment encodes these proteins:
- the rarD gene encoding EamA family transporter RarD — protein sequence MTNKKDNRTASGLTAALGAFIGWGLLPIYWKQLHHVPAMEILCHRIIWSLVFACLLVTIQGRWRETIAPLSSKRTLGMLTMSSLLLGSNWLMYIWCVNHDQVLATSLGYYINPLMNALLGFALLREKMSRLQLFAICFAAAGVINSIVSLGHFPWLALALAVTFALYGLLRKTAPMESLPGLTVETAIITPLALSYVLYLEYTGQGTFGHAAISTNLFLMGAGVATSMPLFGFAFGARRLRLTTLGIIQYIAPSIAFLLGVFVYREPFTTANLTTFALIWTGLAIYSADSIMQVRRARRQNLVN from the coding sequence ATGACAAATAAAAAAGACAACCGAACCGCCTCCGGGCTCACGGCCGCGCTTGGTGCCTTCATCGGTTGGGGGCTTTTGCCCATATACTGGAAGCAGCTGCACCATGTTCCGGCAATGGAAATCCTCTGCCACAGAATAATATGGTCGCTCGTCTTCGCCTGCCTGCTCGTCACCATACAAGGACGCTGGCGCGAAACCATTGCCCCGCTCTCGTCAAAACGGACGCTGGGGATGCTGACCATGAGCAGCCTGCTGCTGGGCAGCAACTGGCTCATGTACATCTGGTGCGTGAACCACGACCAGGTGCTGGCCACCAGTCTCGGATACTATATCAACCCGCTCATGAACGCCCTGCTGGGATTTGCCCTGCTCCGAGAAAAAATGTCCCGGCTCCAGCTGTTCGCCATCTGTTTTGCTGCGGCCGGTGTAATCAATTCCATTGTCAGCCTGGGTCATTTCCCGTGGCTGGCATTAGCCCTGGCCGTGACATTCGCCCTTTACGGGCTGCTCAGAAAGACGGCACCCATGGAGTCCCTGCCCGGGCTGACCGTGGAAACAGCCATCATCACACCGCTGGCACTGAGCTACGTCCTCTATCTCGAATACACGGGACAGGGCACGTTCGGCCATGCCGCCATTTCCACCAACCTTTTTCTCATGGGAGCGGGTGTGGCCACATCCATGCCCCTGTTCGGCTTTGCGTTCGGGGCACGCAGACTGCGCCTCACCACTCTGGGAATCATCCAGTACATTGCCCCGAGCATAGCGTTTCTTCTGGGTGTCTTCGTCTATCGCGAACCGTTCACTACGGCCAACCTGACCACATTCGCCCTGATCTGGACAGGTCTGGCCATCTACTCGGCCGACAGCATCATGCAGGTCCGGCGCGCGCGTCGTCAAAACCTCGTGAACTGA
- a CDS encoding diguanylate cyclase domain-containing protein has protein sequence MYEAERRSRLLVVDDSALNISVLGEALVGDYDLTVAKSGEEALEILGGDNLPDLILLDIIMPGMDGFDVLRHIKEDDATKDIPVIFITAMTGEDDEAHGLAMGAVDYITKPFSIPIVKARVRTHVQLKRKSDMLQRLSDMDALTGIPNRRRFDEWYDKEWRRAMREGAAVSVIMMDIDYFKKYNDNYGHGEGDICLRTVAQALRGCLNRSTDMVARYGGEEFIAMLPATEGPGAAVMAETMRKAVLGLQLPHEFSECSEYVTISVGVATVMPAMGMSRDELVRTADEMLYKAKEAGRNRVERTILG, from the coding sequence ATGTACGAAGCCGAACGACGTTCCCGTTTGCTGGTTGTGGATGATTCCGCACTCAATATCAGCGTTCTCGGGGAAGCTCTGGTGGGGGATTACGATCTGACCGTTGCCAAGAGCGGCGAGGAAGCGCTTGAGATCCTTGGCGGAGACAATTTGCCGGATCTTATTTTGCTCGACATCATCATGCCGGGCATGGACGGGTTCGACGTGTTGCGGCACATCAAGGAAGACGATGCCACCAAGGATATCCCCGTGATCTTCATTACGGCCATGACCGGTGAAGATGACGAGGCCCATGGGTTGGCCATGGGTGCCGTGGACTACATAACCAAGCCGTTCAGCATCCCCATTGTCAAGGCCAGGGTGCGCACGCATGTGCAGCTCAAGAGGAAATCCGACATGCTGCAGCGCCTTTCCGACATGGATGCCCTTACCGGCATTCCCAACCGGCGGCGTTTTGACGAATGGTACGACAAGGAATGGCGGCGTGCCATGCGCGAGGGGGCAGCGGTCTCCGTGATCATGATGGATATCGATTATTTCAAGAAATACAACGACAATTATGGCCACGGTGAGGGGGACATCTGCTTGCGCACAGTGGCTCAGGCGCTCCGGGGGTGTCTGAACCGGAGCACGGACATGGTCGCCCGCTACGGCGGGGAAGAATTCATTGCCATGCTGCCTGCCACAGAAGGACCGGGCGCCGCGGTCATGGCCGAGACTATGCGCAAGGCCGTGCTCGGACTGCAGTTGCCGCATGAATTTTCCGAATGCTCCGAATACGTGACGATAAGTGTGGGAGTTGCCACAGTCATGCCCGCCATGGGCATGAGCCGGGACGAATTGGTCCGGACGGCTGATGAAATGCTCTACAAGGCCAAGGAAGCTGGCCGTAACCGGGTGGAACGAACCATCCTCGGCTGA
- a CDS encoding RNA recognition motif domain-containing protein — MAKNIYVGNLPWSSSEDEVRDAFAVHGEVISVKLISDRETGRPRGFGFVEMEDAGAEKAIEALDGEDFGGRRLKVNEARPRPQRRW, encoded by the coding sequence GTGGCTAAGAACATTTATGTGGGGAACCTGCCGTGGAGCTCTTCCGAGGACGAGGTTCGTGATGCCTTTGCCGTGCATGGCGAAGTGATTTCCGTGAAATTGATTTCCGACCGTGAAACCGGACGCCCCCGCGGCTTTGGTTTTGTGGAAATGGAAGACGCAGGAGCAGAAAAGGCCATCGAGGCACTGGATGGCGAGGATTTCGGCGGTCGTCGCCTCAAGGTCAATGAGGCACGCCCCCGGCCCCAGCGCCGCTGGTAG
- a CDS encoding tetratricopeptide repeat protein, translated as MGEKNEREVLGVYSHSTKYQYQFGERASRYRHGTYWFVRKINDRNYEVQPLNGNNIPSGVRKIVDKETFLKYYTPELDFYREYTLPCLESLQKKIKLGRRYFNLGRLDDAEREFCEAILLNDQDVDANVGLGGVYAEQKEFSKLRQVLDKLMSNDEIFREEQRHKFNAFGIDLRKRELYEDAVRFYRKALELNAQDENLHFNIARAYHGRGRLEAACEHLKLALQLNPRLREAEAFLVVIRREMKKAQDERGKEREWNMANEDDS; from the coding sequence ATGGGAGAGAAAAACGAACGGGAGGTGCTTGGGGTCTATTCCCATAGCACCAAATATCAGTATCAGTTCGGTGAGCGCGCGTCGCGATATCGGCACGGCACGTATTGGTTCGTGCGCAAGATCAACGACCGCAACTATGAAGTGCAGCCGCTCAACGGCAACAATATCCCTTCGGGCGTCCGCAAGATCGTGGACAAGGAAACCTTTCTCAAATACTACACGCCGGAACTTGATTTCTACCGCGAATACACCCTGCCCTGTCTGGAAAGTCTGCAAAAGAAGATAAAGCTCGGCAGGCGCTATTTCAATCTCGGTCGTCTTGACGATGCGGAACGGGAGTTTTGCGAGGCAATCCTGCTCAACGATCAGGATGTGGACGCCAACGTGGGCCTTGGCGGCGTGTATGCCGAGCAAAAGGAATTTTCCAAGCTCCGACAGGTGTTGGACAAGCTCATGTCCAACGATGAGATATTTCGCGAAGAACAGCGCCACAAGTTTAACGCGTTCGGCATTGATCTGCGCAAGCGGGAGTTGTACGAGGATGCCGTGCGGTTCTACCGCAAGGCCCTCGAGCTCAATGCACAGGATGAGAATCTCCATTTCAACATTGCCCGTGCCTATCACGGCCGCGGCAGGCTGGAGGCGGCCTGCGAGCACCTGAAGCTGGCCTTGCAGCTCAATCCCCGGCTCAGGGAAGCCGAAGCGTTTCTCGTTGTCATTCGTCGTGAAATGAAAAAGGCTCAGGACGAGCGCGGCAAGGAACGCGAGTGGAACATGGCCAACGAGGATGATTCCTGA
- a CDS encoding PAS domain S-box protein, giving the protein MSNPAEYSPDLEWSVFENSPLPVYETNIQGMIWRYNKAFAELFGYSTDEMRKLADITQLVSKHDLPNITKCLEKTSRNAPVKTTIIQGLRKDGSHFFYRPFPQLLENDRIRVILLDVTEMREAQEALKKSEERYAFVVQGVNDGIWDVDLRTGERFYSPRYKSMLGYGEDDFPESPEAWQDMIHPDDKSAVIEEVRKCKQGEVDQFQVEYRIRHKDNSWRWILARGGNFKDKNGRPYRISGTHTDISKRKKTEDALRESEEMHSALSRAAFEGIAISENGCILAANHAASALFGYEHGEYIGQHTHDLVIPEHREIVRQNIKNDYEKPYEVVGVRKDGSTFNVQLQGKVFQFKGRKTRVTGIRDISRRIEAESRYQSLFENAIEGIFQASSDGKFLAVNQSLANILGYGSTEELMDTVQDVGSQLYAVPEEYARLRNELQQHGQVTKHEIQLVRKDGTVIWASESSRLMRIGEDTRYEGFVEDITERKANERTSRVLYDISNAVSRTRDLDELFTTIHGILNKEIDATNFYIALLNEDRTQMTFPYFSDEYDVHFETVEIKSLSSPSLTLQVIQSGKPLFITRQKIERKESEKTLQSIGTPAAVWLGVPLSIKGKPIGAMAVQHYSNTEHYTDADIKLMTAISEQVALAIERKATESELFVLNEQLESIVLKRTRQLRDKARELETANKRLQELDKLKSAIISSISHELRTPLTSIRGFAKLIRKEFQRQFAQDNDGSTERQSSAERIVQNLEIVESEGERLTRLVNGSLDLSKIESGHMQWNDQSTRPEKLVQLAHNAVSGQFASTTDLRLDMDIHDGLPSIHVDPDRIQQVLINLLHNAAKFTRKGTVTVGARLAGKSVRFFVTDTGVGIPETEQTQIFERFHKREHGDTLADIREGAGLGLAICREIVSHYNGRIWVESQLEQGSSFIFEIPGEAETA; this is encoded by the coding sequence ATGTCAAACCCAGCGGAATATTCGCCCGACCTTGAATGGAGCGTATTCGAGAATTCCCCCCTGCCCGTGTACGAAACAAACATCCAGGGCATGATCTGGCGCTACAACAAGGCCTTTGCCGAATTGTTCGGATATTCCACTGATGAAATGCGGAAGCTGGCGGACATCACGCAGCTCGTGAGCAAGCACGACCTGCCGAACATCACGAAATGCCTTGAGAAAACATCCCGCAACGCCCCGGTCAAAACCACCATCATTCAGGGGCTTCGCAAGGACGGGTCCCATTTCTTTTACCGGCCGTTTCCGCAACTCTTGGAAAACGATCGCATCCGCGTCATTCTGCTCGATGTCACCGAAATGCGCGAGGCACAGGAAGCACTGAAAAAAAGTGAAGAACGGTACGCATTCGTGGTCCAGGGAGTCAACGACGGCATATGGGACGTCGACCTGCGCACCGGCGAGCGCTTCTATTCTCCGCGCTACAAATCCATGCTCGGTTACGGGGAGGACGATTTCCCCGAAAGCCCGGAAGCATGGCAGGACATGATCCATCCCGATGACAAAAGCGCAGTTATCGAAGAGGTCAGAAAATGCAAACAGGGTGAAGTGGACCAATTTCAGGTTGAATACCGCATTCGCCACAAGGACAACTCATGGCGCTGGATACTCGCGCGCGGTGGCAACTTCAAGGACAAGAACGGCAGGCCGTACAGGATTTCCGGCACGCACACGGACATTTCCAAACGCAAGAAAACCGAAGATGCATTGCGGGAAAGCGAGGAAATGCACAGTGCCCTCTCCCGCGCCGCATTCGAAGGAATAGCCATTTCTGAAAACGGCTGTATCCTGGCTGCCAACCATGCGGCCAGCGCCCTGTTCGGCTATGAACACGGCGAATACATCGGCCAGCATACGCACGACCTCGTCATCCCTGAACACCGTGAAATCGTACGTCAAAACATCAAAAACGACTATGAAAAGCCCTATGAGGTCGTCGGTGTACGCAAGGATGGCAGCACCTTCAATGTGCAACTGCAGGGCAAAGTGTTCCAATTCAAGGGCAGGAAAACCCGGGTCACGGGTATCCGGGATATCTCGCGCCGCATTGAGGCAGAAAGCCGCTATCAGTCCCTTTTTGAAAACGCCATCGAAGGAATCTTCCAAGCCTCCTCGGACGGAAAATTTCTGGCGGTGAACCAGTCTCTGGCGAACATACTGGGATATGGCTCGACAGAAGAACTCATGGACACGGTTCAGGACGTCGGCTCACAGCTTTACGCCGTTCCGGAAGAATATGCCCGGCTGCGCAATGAACTGCAGCAACACGGCCAGGTGACCAAGCATGAAATCCAGCTGGTGCGAAAGGACGGCACCGTGATCTGGGCCTCGGAATCTTCACGGCTGATGCGGATTGGGGAAGACACCCGCTATGAAGGATTCGTGGAGGATATAACCGAACGAAAGGCCAACGAGCGCACATCGCGCGTGTTGTATGACATTTCCAATGCGGTCAGCAGAACCCGTGACCTTGACGAGCTCTTTACGACCATCCATGGAATCCTGAACAAGGAAATCGATGCCACCAATTTCTATATCGCCCTGCTCAATGAAGACAGGACACAAATGACCTTCCCGTATTTCAGCGATGAATACGACGTCCACTTCGAAACTGTCGAAATCAAAAGCCTGTCTTCCCCCAGCCTGACGCTGCAGGTCATCCAGTCCGGCAAACCCCTGTTCATCACCCGGCAAAAAATCGAGCGCAAGGAATCGGAAAAAACATTGCAGAGCATAGGCACTCCGGCCGCAGTCTGGCTGGGGGTCCCGCTTTCGATCAAGGGAAAGCCCATCGGCGCCATGGCCGTGCAGCATTACAGCAACACGGAACACTACACGGACGCCGACATCAAGCTCATGACCGCCATTTCCGAACAGGTGGCGCTGGCCATTGAACGAAAAGCCACGGAATCCGAACTCTTTGTGCTCAACGAGCAGCTTGAGTCCATCGTGCTCAAACGCACGCGCCAACTCAGGGACAAGGCCCGGGAACTGGAAACGGCCAACAAGCGCCTTCAGGAGTTGGACAAGCTCAAGTCGGCCATCATATCGTCCATCTCCCACGAACTGCGCACGCCGCTGACTTCCATCCGCGGTTTTGCAAAGCTGATCCGCAAGGAATTCCAGCGTCAGTTCGCGCAAGACAACGACGGCTCCACAGAGCGGCAGAGCAGTGCCGAACGCATCGTGCAAAATCTCGAGATCGTGGAAAGCGAAGGGGAACGGCTCACCCGGCTGGTCAACGGTTCCCTCGACCTCAGCAAGATCGAATCCGGACACATGCAATGGAATGACCAGTCGACTCGCCCGGAAAAGCTCGTACAACTGGCCCACAACGCCGTTTCCGGACAATTCGCGTCAACAACGGACCTCAGGCTCGACATGGATATTCACGACGGCCTGCCCTCGATTCATGTGGACCCGGACCGCATACAGCAGGTGTTGATCAACCTGTTGCACAACGCAGCCAAATTCACCCGAAAGGGAACCGTCACCGTAGGCGCCCGGCTCGCAGGCAAGTCCGTGCGTTTTTTTGTCACGGACACAGGGGTCGGCATACCCGAAACCGAGCAGACGCAAATATTCGAACGCTTCCACAAACGGGAACATGGGGACACGCTGGCCGACATCAGGGAAGGGGCAGGACTCGGATTGGCCATCTGCCGGGAAATCGTCAGCCACTACAATGGACGCATCTGGGTGGAATCACAGCTCGAACAGGGGAGCAGTTTCATTTTCGAAATTCCGGGCGAAGCGGAAACCGCATAA
- a CDS encoding sensor domain-containing diguanylate cyclase has translation MQMPLRRATSLIILFVFGILVFLIYTTSVQTLQPRFQALERQIILRDVHQVKRLVADKIQTITVLTKDWAWWDDTYAFVKNRNKKYIKANLPLSTFTSTGLNLIAFYDTMGQTVWGAYHLREAKELAPVPWIFEDFVFKRIAPWGKDYSGTGFNGLVTVGDMTLLLACEQILTSDKEGPARGWLLMGMVLTPAKIEQWAAANGLDVTAHIVESPEAVATREFPMVLSRDDGVEARSVLRDMNNVPAMLFTTKSSMTISKVGDNLIMINFAVMGAACLLMGGVTLLLLQSKITRRIFMLARQVNAISQTPNEAYDISIPGQDEITDLARDVNSMVHQIKEEKRFLDNMMRSVQVGIFLIAVDTRIIVEANPHACALVGLPCEDIVGKKCHGFICPNKEKSCPVLDLGQPNDLKTRTLLRADGKQLSVLKSVTPITRDGTSYLLESFVDITELETTRAKLEKSEERYRTIFNNTGTASVIVNEDTTVAMANNEFYRLTGYTRKQIENGLRWTECFHPDDVKWMLEYHQQRRVDEDGLPRRYETRFIDASGNIRIVELMVSMFPGTSMSIASLLDITEHKSMEQRLAQKAFYDTRTNLPNHLLFQERLQHALAGTDRRKSIAAVVLISMENGLADTPHLGRKQINIMTQLAAARLREIMRDSDTLARIDSTLLAMVCEDIEVAANARLLAARILEAFEDPVAIDMNTQRPCMRFGMALYPHDSSDPTEIIRKAEMALSKVHPSDTVRFAMYSDTDNQSLLNHLEQESTLSIALETGRLKNWFMPILHTGKKRICGFSCELHPTGNEQQFMPQNRITPSRQSLSHALDLQALRVACRTARKIEKNTGAVDAILYRLSPGSFADTAIVNKACATLHEQGVARGKIILAIPARGLTVAPERALRLCDSMNEYGVRFALTGFGHQSPPIQIIQRAAPSLLLLDTVFTAPANNTTRIRPEFMQALIQMGKALDIPVVATEVNTREQMDRLIRYECEYIQGEMVSKPQDADSLERLFGKRYASRDTR, from the coding sequence ATGCAGATGCCATTGAGAAGAGCCACGTCCCTCATCATCCTCTTCGTTTTTGGTATTCTCGTATTCCTGATATACACGACCTCGGTGCAAACCCTGCAGCCGCGCTTTCAGGCACTGGAACGCCAGATAATTCTCAGGGACGTTCACCAGGTAAAGCGACTTGTTGCGGACAAAATCCAAACCATCACGGTTTTGACCAAGGACTGGGCATGGTGGGACGACACCTATGCGTTCGTGAAGAACCGCAACAAGAAATACATTAAGGCCAATCTGCCACTGTCCACATTCACGTCCACCGGACTGAACCTCATAGCCTTTTACGACACCATGGGACAAACGGTCTGGGGCGCGTACCATCTCCGGGAAGCAAAAGAGCTGGCCCCCGTGCCATGGATATTTGAAGATTTTGTCTTCAAACGCATCGCCCCATGGGGAAAGGACTACAGCGGCACCGGATTCAACGGGCTGGTGACGGTGGGAGACATGACCCTGCTGCTGGCCTGTGAACAGATCCTGACCTCCGACAAAGAAGGGCCTGCGCGGGGTTGGTTGCTCATGGGCATGGTCCTGACCCCGGCCAAGATCGAGCAATGGGCGGCGGCAAACGGCCTGGACGTGACCGCCCACATCGTTGAATCGCCCGAAGCCGTAGCCACCAGGGAATTCCCGATGGTGTTGTCGAGGGATGACGGGGTGGAGGCCAGAAGTGTGCTCAGGGACATGAACAATGTTCCTGCCATGCTTTTCACGACAAAATCGTCCATGACGATCAGCAAGGTCGGCGACAACCTGATCATGATCAATTTCGCTGTCATGGGGGCGGCCTGCCTGCTCATGGGCGGCGTCACGCTCCTGTTGCTGCAATCAAAAATCACAAGACGCATATTCATGCTGGCCAGACAGGTTAATGCCATCTCCCAAACGCCCAATGAGGCATACGACATCTCCATTCCGGGACAAGATGAAATCACGGACCTTGCCCGGGATGTGAACAGCATGGTGCATCAAATCAAAGAAGAAAAACGCTTTCTGGACAACATGATGCGCTCCGTTCAGGTGGGCATTTTTCTCATCGCTGTGGACACGCGGATCATTGTGGAGGCCAACCCGCATGCATGCGCATTGGTGGGATTGCCCTGCGAGGACATCGTGGGCAAAAAATGCCATGGATTCATCTGTCCGAACAAAGAAAAATCATGTCCGGTACTGGATCTGGGACAACCGAACGACCTGAAAACCAGAACATTATTGCGTGCCGACGGAAAACAGCTTTCCGTGCTCAAATCCGTTACCCCCATAACCCGGGACGGAACCTCATACCTTCTGGAATCCTTTGTGGACATCACGGAACTGGAAACCACTCGCGCCAAACTGGAAAAATCCGAAGAGCGGTATCGCACCATTTTCAACAACACGGGCACGGCCAGTGTCATCGTCAATGAAGACACGACCGTGGCCATGGCCAATAACGAATTCTACCGGCTGACGGGATATACGAGGAAACAAATCGAAAACGGCCTGCGCTGGACCGAATGCTTTCACCCCGACGATGTCAAATGGATGCTGGAATACCATCAACAACGTCGCGTGGACGAAGACGGACTTCCCCGGAGATACGAAACCAGATTCATCGACGCATCGGGCAACATCCGCATCGTCGAACTGATGGTGTCCATGTTCCCGGGTACCTCCATGAGTATTGCCTCACTGCTGGACATCACCGAACACAAGAGCATGGAACAACGGCTGGCCCAGAAAGCCTTTTACGACACCCGTACAAACCTTCCCAACCACCTGCTGTTTCAGGAACGACTGCAACATGCCCTTGCCGGAACGGACAGAAGGAAGTCCATTGCCGCAGTAGTGCTCATTTCCATGGAAAACGGCCTGGCGGACACGCCTCATCTGGGCAGAAAACAAATCAACATCATGACGCAACTGGCCGCGGCACGGCTCAGGGAAATCATGCGCGACAGCGACACGCTGGCCCGCATCGACAGCACCCTCCTTGCCATGGTCTGCGAAGATATCGAAGTCGCGGCCAACGCTCGCCTTCTGGCCGCCCGCATTCTCGAAGCATTTGAAGACCCCGTTGCCATCGATATGAACACGCAACGCCCCTGCATGCGTTTCGGCATGGCGCTCTATCCTCATGACAGCTCCGATCCCACGGAAATCATCCGCAAGGCGGAAATGGCTCTTTCCAAAGTCCATCCCTCGGACACAGTGCGCTTTGCCATGTACTCCGATACGGACAACCAGTCCCTGCTCAATCACCTTGAACAGGAATCAACCCTTTCAATCGCACTGGAAACCGGACGACTCAAGAACTGGTTCATGCCCATCCTGCATACCGGCAAAAAACGCATCTGCGGTTTTTCCTGCGAACTGCACCCCACTGGCAATGAACAACAATTCATGCCGCAAAACCGGATTACCCCGTCGCGACAAAGCCTGTCCCATGCCCTGGACCTGCAGGCCCTGCGCGTGGCATGCCGCACTGCCCGTAAAATCGAAAAAAACACAGGCGCCGTTGATGCCATCCTCTACAGGCTCTCTCCCGGCAGCTTTGCAGACACCGCCATCGTCAACAAGGCATGTGCCACGCTGCACGAACAGGGTGTGGCCCGCGGGAAAATCATACTCGCAATCCCCGCACGCGGCCTTACCGTCGCTCCGGAAAGGGCTCTGCGCCTGTGCGACAGCATGAACGAATACGGTGTTCGATTCGCCCTGACAGGTTTCGGGCACCAGAGCCCACCCATTCAAATCATCCAGCGAGCCGCTCCGTCGCTGCTCCTGCTGGACACCGTGTTCACTGCGCCTGCAAACAATACAACCCGAATCCGCCCCGAATTCATGCAGGCGCTCATTCAGATGGGCAAGGCGCTCGATATTCCCGTTGTCGCCACGGAGGTCAATACACGTGAACAGATGGACAGGCTGATCCGTTACGAATGCGAATACATTCAGGGAGAAATGGTCTCCAAGCCACAGGATGCGGACTCGCTTGAACGCCTTTTCGGTAAACGATATGCATCGAGGGACACCAGATGA
- a CDS encoding dienelactone hydrolase family protein: MIDRSPLEYRHDETALQGVLVHDRTADRPRPGVLLIHEFMGIGDYLMPHADRLARAGFAVLLCDMFGKGIRPQNAARASQLTAPFKANRSFMPARARAGLDALAAHDLVDAHRMFALGLSFGGCCALELARAGAPLNGTISIYGYLNTPHPAQKQAIPGRILVLHGMHDKVVPMTDVHEFCEEMRRSETDCRVTIYSNAGHGFCNRTVRPDPTTGNAYCARTEQRAWAEIMNFLNEGKEKGTDGQ; the protein is encoded by the coding sequence GTGATCGACCGCAGCCCGCTGGAATACCGGCATGACGAAACGGCCCTGCAGGGCGTGCTGGTGCATGACCGCACTGCGGACCGTCCGCGCCCGGGTGTGCTGCTCATCCACGAGTTCATGGGCATCGGCGATTACCTCATGCCCCATGCGGACAGGTTGGCCCGAGCGGGATTCGCCGTATTGCTCTGCGACATGTTCGGCAAGGGAATACGCCCGCAAAACGCGGCACGGGCCAGCCAGCTCACGGCCCCGTTCAAGGCGAACAGGTCATTCATGCCGGCCCGTGCACGGGCCGGACTGGACGCATTGGCGGCGCATGACCTCGTGGATGCGCACCGGATGTTCGCGCTGGGGCTGTCCTTTGGCGGGTGCTGCGCACTGGAGCTGGCCCGCGCCGGAGCGCCTCTGAACGGAACCATCAGCATATACGGCTACCTGAACACGCCGCATCCCGCCCAAAAGCAGGCTATCCCCGGCCGGATACTGGTGCTGCACGGCATGCACGACAAGGTCGTGCCCATGACCGACGTGCATGAATTCTGCGAGGAGATGCGCCGATCCGAAACCGACTGCCGCGTGACCATCTACAGCAATGCCGGACATGGATTCTGCAACCGCACGGTCCGGCCGGACCCGACAACAGGCAATGCCTATTGCGCACGCACCGAACAGCGCGCATGGGCGGAAATCATGAATTTTCTGAATGAGGGAAAAGAAAAGGGAACCGACGGTCAATAG